In uncultured Draconibacterium sp., a genomic segment contains:
- a CDS encoding BatD family protein, with the protein MKKLIIYIFLFCAAIAARAEQTRFTMSAPSAVEMGQQFRLSFQINDRGTNLQLPPGLSDNFQILVGPSISQSSTRITDINGKTTSEVTFSYTYILRAKAEGTFEIRPGSIEVNGKVFESNKLSIQVVKAQAQSNQSQGGTTQPQQGASQNVELDKDNLFVRVDLSKRNVYRGEQIIATVKLYVNPNVPVHGFDEVNLPTYEGFYTQDIDIPQQINFTREVYNDKIYQVGTLKKTILFPQQNGRLTIEPFSMALLIRQRVKARSFFDDFFDNYRTVKARVTSDAVSVNVKDLPSEPANFMGGVGNFNVSSEISSTDVTTNDAVTLTMKISGNGNIRLVRSPELELPSDFEVYDPRATDNVQANDNGVSGNKTIEYLFQPRFEGDYEIPAIKFAYFNPATGKYVTKSTDAYTLHVEKGTEEQSTTVISSRRKEDLQLIGQDIRFIKQGKPMLQIKGHTFYGSTIFYLIYLITAVLFVVLYFVYRKKARENANIALVRNKKANRVAVKRLKAASGYMKQNNNEAFHEAILKAFWGYLSDKLGIPVADLNRETAVAKLNDRNVSEEVIKDFEEVIDQCEFARYAPAGGSEARHDLYKKAETTMSRFEKQIKR; encoded by the coding sequence ATGAAGAAACTGATAATATATATTTTTCTTTTTTGCGCGGCGATTGCAGCCCGGGCCGAACAAACCCGTTTTACCATGTCGGCACCAAGTGCCGTTGAAATGGGACAACAATTCAGGCTGAGCTTTCAAATTAACGACAGGGGAACAAATTTGCAGCTTCCTCCGGGATTAAGCGACAATTTCCAGATTTTAGTGGGGCCAAGCATAAGTCAGTCTTCAACACGCATTACAGACATTAACGGAAAAACGACTTCGGAGGTAACGTTTTCGTACACCTATATTTTGCGTGCCAAAGCAGAAGGAACTTTCGAAATCCGCCCGGGATCGATCGAGGTAAACGGTAAAGTTTTTGAATCCAATAAGCTGTCTATTCAGGTGGTGAAAGCACAAGCGCAATCGAACCAGTCGCAGGGAGGTACAACGCAACCACAGCAAGGAGCATCGCAAAATGTGGAGCTCGACAAAGACAACCTTTTTGTACGCGTTGATTTAAGCAAACGAAACGTTTATCGTGGCGAACAAATTATTGCAACCGTAAAATTATATGTAAATCCAAATGTTCCGGTGCATGGTTTTGATGAAGTTAACCTGCCCACTTACGAAGGTTTTTACACTCAGGACATTGATATTCCGCAGCAGATCAATTTCACCCGTGAGGTGTACAATGATAAAATTTACCAGGTTGGAACACTGAAAAAGACCATCCTGTTCCCCCAACAAAACGGACGCTTGACAATCGAGCCTTTCAGTATGGCACTATTGATTCGCCAGCGGGTAAAAGCACGTAGTTTCTTCGATGACTTTTTCGACAATTACCGAACGGTTAAAGCACGTGTTACCAGCGATGCAGTTTCGGTGAATGTAAAAGATCTGCCAAGCGAACCCGCCAATTTTATGGGCGGTGTGGGTAACTTTAATGTTTCGTCGGAAATCAGCAGCACCGATGTTACCACCAACGACGCGGTTACACTAACGATGAAAATATCGGGTAACGGAAATATCCGCCTGGTACGTTCTCCTGAACTGGAGCTGCCAAGCGATTTTGAAGTTTACGATCCACGGGCAACCGACAATGTACAGGCCAACGATAACGGCGTTTCAGGAAATAAAACCATTGAGTACCTTTTCCAGCCACGTTTTGAAGGCGACTATGAAATTCCGGCAATCAAGTTTGCATACTTTAATCCTGCAACAGGAAAGTATGTAACCAAATCAACCGATGCTTACACGCTGCACGTTGAAAAAGGAACTGAAGAGCAATCGACCACCGTTATCAGCTCGCGCCGCAAAGAAGACCTGCAACTGATTGGACAGGATATTCGCTTCATCAAGCAGGGAAAACCGATGTTGCAGATAAAAGGACATACGTTCTACGGAAGCACCATCTTCTATTTGATCTACCTGATTACTGCAGTGCTGTTTGTTGTGTTGTATTTCGTGTACCGTAAAAAGGCCCGCGAAAACGCTAACATCGCACTGGTACGAAATAAAAAGGCCAACCGCGTGGCTGTAAAACGTTTGAAGGCGGCTTCCGGTTATATGAAACAAAACAACAACGAAGCATTCCACGAAGCAATTTTAAAAGCGTTCTGGGGCTATTTAAGCGATAAACTGGGAATTCCGGTGGCCGACCTGAACCGTGAAACGGCTGTGGCAAAACTTAACGATCGCAATGTGTCAGAAGAAGTGATTAAAGACTTTGAGGAGGTTATTGACCAGTGCGAATTTGCACGCTATGCTCCGGCTGGTGGATCAGAAGCACGCCATGATTTGTATAAGAAGGCTGAGACGACAATGAGCCGTTTTGAAAAACAAATTAAACGCTAG
- a CDS encoding tetratricopeptide repeat protein: MKRILIFILLIAPIFVFAQETNEQLWEKANAYYTTDEYQQAVSAYEQILATGEESAKVYFNLGNAYFKTGDINNAILNYERAKVLAPHDEDIAFNLQVANQYVVTQIEELPKPFFLRWKDSIINKYPADTWAYISIVSFVLFLLLLGGFFFSKTVAVKRISFWIGIFAILLSGFAVSHAAQQKARINNRNTAIVFCPRVTVKSSPSESGTDLFLIYEGLKLEITDQLDSWTEIKLADGNQGWLPDSCIVRI; encoded by the coding sequence ATGAAAAGGATACTAATATTCATACTACTTATAGCTCCGATTTTTGTGTTCGCACAGGAAACAAATGAGCAACTCTGGGAGAAAGCAAACGCTTATTACACCACCGATGAATACCAGCAAGCTGTTTCTGCCTACGAGCAGATTTTAGCCACCGGCGAAGAGTCGGCAAAAGTATATTTCAACCTGGGAAATGCCTATTTTAAAACCGGCGACATTAACAACGCCATTTTAAATTACGAACGCGCTAAAGTACTGGCTCCACACGACGAAGACATTGCTTTTAACCTGCAGGTTGCCAACCAATATGTGGTTACACAAATCGAAGAATTACCAAAACCGTTTTTCCTCCGTTGGAAAGACTCTATTATCAATAAATACCCTGCCGATACCTGGGCATACATCAGTATTGTGTCGTTTGTTTTGTTCCTTTTACTGCTTGGTGGTTTTTTCTTTAGCAAAACAGTTGCCGTAAAACGCATTTCGTTCTGGATTGGAATTTTCGCTATCCTGCTTTCTGGTTTTGCTGTCTCTCACGCAGCACAGCAAAAAGCAAGGATCAATAACCGGAATACTGCCATTGTTTTTTGCCCGCGCGTTACGGTAAAAAGTTCGCCCAGTGAAAGTGGTACCGACCTCTTTCTGATTTACGAAGGTTTAAAACTGGAAATTACGGATCAGCTCGACAGTTGGACAGAAATAAAACTGGCCGACGGCAACCAGGGATGGCTTCCCGATTCTTGTATTGTAAGAATCTAA
- a CDS encoding squalene/phytoene synthase family protein, with protein sequence MRLYNACSIKISKVVTSSYSTSFSYATSLLQKQHRDAIYSIYGFVRLADEIVDTFHENDKAYLLNKFEEDFKDAMKRGISLNPVLQAFQYTVNKYNISLAHVDAFLTSMRYDLEKKEYKTKLEADQYIYGSADVVGLMCLKVFCDGDQEKFNELVTPAMKLGSAFQKVNFLRDLREDTETLGRKYFAELISKEFCDEEKKRIIKDIEADFEAAYKGIKKLPGKSKLAVLLAYYYYRLLLNKLKETPASVIMQSRVRIPNYKKMLIMVKAKTLYNLGLV encoded by the coding sequence ATGAGATTGTACAACGCCTGTTCAATAAAGATCTCTAAAGTTGTAACATCCAGTTACAGCACTTCTTTTTCGTATGCTACCAGTTTATTGCAAAAACAGCATCGCGATGCTATTTACAGCATTTACGGTTTTGTTCGTTTAGCCGATGAAATAGTTGATACTTTTCACGAAAACGACAAAGCCTATCTGCTCAATAAATTCGAAGAAGATTTTAAAGATGCCATGAAACGAGGGATCAGTCTTAATCCGGTTTTGCAAGCTTTTCAGTATACCGTAAATAAGTACAATATCTCACTGGCTCATGTCGATGCTTTTCTCACCAGCATGAGATACGATCTGGAAAAAAAAGAATACAAAACAAAACTGGAGGCCGACCAATATATTTACGGCTCGGCTGATGTAGTTGGATTAATGTGTTTGAAAGTATTTTGCGACGGTGATCAGGAAAAATTCAACGAATTGGTAACGCCCGCGATGAAACTCGGATCAGCTTTTCAGAAAGTAAACTTTTTGAGAGACCTGCGTGAGGACACCGAAACGTTGGGCCGGAAGTATTTTGCAGAATTAATCAGCAAAGAATTTTGTGATGAAGAAAAGAAACGCATTATAAAAGATATTGAAGCCGATTTTGAAGCCGCCTACAAAGGCATAAAAAAGCTGCCCGGAAAATCGAAACTCGCCGTTCTGCTGGCTTATTACTATTACCGTTTACTGCTTAATAAGTTAAAAGAAACTCCTGCCTCAGTAATAATGCAAAGCAGAGTACGAATTCCAAATTATAAAAAAATGTTGATCATGGTAAAAGCAAAAACACTCTATAATCTCGGACTGGTATGA
- the idi gene encoding isopentenyl-diphosphate Delta-isomerase, translating into MTNNNKIEKVILVDENDKVLGEMEKMEAHVKGLLHRAISVFIVNSKGEWLIHQRAFNKYHSNGLWTNTCCSHPYPEEASVDAANRRLMEEMGMKAPLQEIFAFTYKEELDNQLTEHELDRVFIGFSDEKPQPNADEVSNWKYIYFEELKKDVKNNPQNYTVWFKKIYKRVEEHLNVKT; encoded by the coding sequence ATGACGAACAACAACAAAATAGAAAAAGTTATCCTGGTCGACGAAAACGACAAGGTTCTTGGAGAAATGGAAAAGATGGAGGCGCACGTTAAAGGATTGCTCCACCGGGCCATTTCTGTTTTTATCGTCAATTCGAAAGGAGAATGGCTGATTCATCAACGGGCTTTCAACAAGTATCACTCCAACGGGCTGTGGACCAACACCTGTTGCAGTCACCCCTACCCAGAAGAAGCCAGCGTTGATGCAGCCAACCGCAGATTAATGGAAGAGATGGGAATGAAAGCTCCCTTGCAGGAAATATTTGCGTTTACCTACAAAGAAGAATTGGACAACCAGCTTACCGAACACGAACTCGACCGTGTTTTTATTGGCTTTAGCGATGAAAAGCCACAACCAAATGCCGATGAAGTTTCCAATTGGAAATACATCTACTTCGAAGAATTAAAAAAAGATGTAAAGAACAATCCGCAGAATTATACCGTATGGTTTAAAAAGATATATAAACGAGTGGAAGAACACTTAAACGTAAAAACGTGA
- a CDS encoding sterol desaturase family protein produces the protein MNILIAIAAFCFMEFVAWSNHKFVMHGFLWKWHRDHHVNDHKKNASQTELYKPGFEKNDYFFLVYALPAIIVLIIGFFFNISALIALGIGISLYGLTYFAIHDVMIHQRLNIPFLSNTKNKYLNAVREAHLAHHRGKNIRDFDNYGLLIFQFRFLKK, from the coding sequence GTGAATATACTAATTGCCATAGCAGCCTTTTGTTTTATGGAGTTCGTAGCCTGGTCGAACCATAAATTTGTTATGCATGGCTTTTTATGGAAATGGCACCGCGATCATCATGTAAACGACCACAAAAAAAATGCGTCACAAACAGAACTCTACAAACCCGGTTTTGAAAAGAACGATTATTTTTTTCTAGTGTATGCTTTACCGGCAATTATCGTTCTTATCATTGGTTTCTTCTTTAATATTTCAGCTTTAATTGCACTGGGTATTGGCATCAGTTTGTACGGGTTAACTTATTTTGCCATTCACGATGTAATGATCCACCAACGGCTCAACATTCCCTTTTTATCCAACACAAAAAATAAATACCTCAATGCAGTGCGCGAGGCACACCTGGCGCACCATCGCGGTAAAAACATTCGCGATTTTGACAATTATGGTTTACTAATCTTTCAATTTCGTTTTTTAAAGAAATAA
- a CDS encoding lycopene cyclase domain-containing protein: MSLYFILLTASGAVPLLLSFDKRLQFYKQWKYLFPSILLVALVYIIFDVNFTNRGVWGFNPDYLSGIYLFSLPLEEILFFVVIPYASIFLHESIREYFPRLELQRSLNKGLLIALILMNVLIAIFNTDKSYTFYIAIKLAAVLLFVLLLNSRITRSFFITFGVILVPFLIVNGILTGSFIDGEVVWYNNNENLGIRLFTIPIEDFAYAFSMILYNLLLIEQIKKFVSK, encoded by the coding sequence ATGTCATTGTACTTTATATTACTTACGGCTTCCGGCGCAGTGCCTTTGCTGCTTAGTTTCGATAAACGACTGCAGTTTTACAAACAGTGGAAATATTTGTTTCCTTCCATTCTGTTGGTAGCTCTGGTGTATATAATTTTTGATGTGAATTTCACGAACCGGGGCGTTTGGGGATTTAATCCAGATTATTTATCGGGTATTTATTTGTTTTCACTGCCACTGGAAGAAATCCTGTTTTTTGTGGTTATTCCGTATGCCAGCATTTTTTTGCACGAATCCATTCGGGAATATTTTCCAAGGCTGGAACTACAAAGGTCGTTGAATAAAGGTCTGCTAATAGCTCTTATTTTAATGAATGTGCTGATAGCCATTTTTAACACCGATAAAAGTTATACGTTTTACATTGCAATAAAACTTGCTGCTGTATTACTATTCGTCTTGCTTTTAAACAGCAGAATTACCCGTTCATTTTTTATCACCTTCGGAGTAATCCTGGTTCCTTTTCTAATCGTAAATGGAATTTTAACCGGATCGTTTATTGATGGAGAAGTGGTTTGGTATAACAACAACGAAAACCTGGGGATACGACTATTTACAATACCAATTGAAGATTTTGCCTATGCGTTTAGTATGATTTTATACAACCTTTTGCTGATTGAACAAATCAAAAAATTCGTTAGTAAATGA
- a CDS encoding carotenoid biosynthesis protein has protein sequence MSQIQNIVNTLRSNYKYLVYFIIIFYIVGFTGLTLPKSRPFFIHLTPFALLLSSIIVGLFHGKFTIKIVVSFVFIYLVSFLVELIGVNTGSIFGSYTYSHGLGIQLFNTPLIIGLNWLLLVYVSNSVMQRTDWNPIVKVFGASFLLLAYDVLLEQVAPLLAMWTFSESTVPVQNYVAWFLLAFLFSLVINLLKINTKNRIAPIVFGIQALFFAALLLTLN, from the coding sequence ATGAGCCAAATACAAAACATAGTAAATACATTACGGTCCAATTACAAATATCTTGTATATTTTATTATCATTTTCTACATCGTAGGATTTACGGGACTTACCCTGCCAAAATCCCGTCCGTTTTTTATACACTTAACTCCTTTTGCCTTGTTACTGAGCAGCATTATTGTTGGCTTGTTTCACGGCAAATTCACCATAAAAATTGTTGTAAGCTTTGTTTTTATTTATCTCGTTAGCTTTCTTGTTGAATTAATAGGCGTTAACACCGGAAGTATTTTTGGTAGCTACACTTATAGTCATGGCTTGGGAATACAACTTTTTAACACACCACTTATAATCGGACTAAACTGGTTGTTGCTGGTTTATGTCTCTAACTCGGTAATGCAACGAACCGATTGGAACCCGATAGTAAAAGTTTTTGGAGCGTCTTTTCTACTGCTCGCCTACGATGTGCTTCTTGAACAAGTAGCGCCACTATTGGCAATGTGGACTTTTAGTGAATCCACAGTACCGGTACAAAACTATGTAGCCTGGTTTCTTTTGGCTTTTCTTTTTTCACTGGTAATCAACCTGCTGAAAATAAATACAAAAAACAGAATAGCACCAATAGTTTTTGGCATTCAGGCTTTATTTTTTGCCGCCTTACTTTTAACTTTAAACTAA
- a CDS encoding lysophospholipid acyltransferase family protein, producing the protein MILKAKHHFLLDPFFRHYVLWKMKRHFKSFSINGEIQDSGLPILLICNHVSWWDGIWTLYTNQQLFKRKYHFMMLEEELRKNWFFQYTGGFSIRKESKSIIETLDYTAELLSDKNNLILMFPQGNIKSIYQNKFVFEKGIEKILQRTKNNIQIIFQANLIDYFADAKPNAFLNLHHYTGAWNSTEIENAYNTFYNNCLNTQAKKEI; encoded by the coding sequence TTGATACTAAAAGCTAAACATCATTTTCTTCTCGATCCGTTTTTCAGACACTACGTGCTTTGGAAAATGAAACGACACTTTAAGTCGTTTTCTATTAATGGCGAGATACAAGACAGCGGATTGCCAATTCTTTTAATATGTAATCACGTGAGTTGGTGGGATGGCATTTGGACTTTATACACCAATCAGCAACTGTTTAAACGGAAATACCATTTTATGATGCTGGAGGAAGAACTGCGAAAGAACTGGTTTTTCCAATACACCGGAGGTTTTTCTATCAGAAAAGAATCTAAATCAATAATCGAAACACTTGATTATACCGCAGAACTACTTTCTGATAAAAACAACCTCATATTGATGTTTCCACAAGGCAACATAAAAAGCATCTACCAGAATAAATTTGTTTTCGAGAAGGGAATTGAAAAGATTTTGCAGCGAACAAAAAATAATATCCAGATCATTTTCCAGGCCAACCTCATCGATTATTTTGCTGATGCGAAACCCAATGCTTTTTTAAACCTGCACCACTACACCGGCGCATGGAATAGTACTGAAATAGAAAATGCATACAACACTTTTTACAACAATTGCCTGAATACGCAAGCTAAAAAAGAAATTTAA
- a CDS encoding glycosyltransferase family 2 protein, with product MIIAAWIIFIFTVIQLWVVLLNAIFRQPLPPCPNDFNPLVSILIPARNEEQNIGHLLQDIQQQEWQNFEALVFNDQSTDKTAEIVDVFTKTDQRFQLFNSNGLPEGWLGKNYGCYQLAQKAKGSYFLFLDADVRISGAIISGTIAKMQKHNLGLLSIFPKQNMYTLGEYLTVPIMNFILLSLLPLVFVRVLPFSSMAAANGQFMLFDAKTYRNNQPHQTFRDNKVEDISIAQSFKKNGIRIACLSGNPSISCRMYSSFNDAINGFSKNVIMFFGNSGLLAVLFWLITTLGFIPILIGLPKAFVFTYFFMLVAIRLFISVVSHQNPLKNLLLAIPQQVVLGIFLIKAFLNKSKKAYQWKGRTIS from the coding sequence ATGATAATTGCAGCATGGATCATATTCATTTTTACGGTAATTCAACTTTGGGTTGTTTTACTGAATGCAATTTTCAGGCAGCCACTTCCCCCTTGCCCAAATGATTTTAATCCGCTGGTTTCCATTCTTATACCGGCGCGTAACGAAGAACAAAACATTGGCCACCTGCTCCAGGATATTCAACAACAGGAGTGGCAAAACTTTGAGGCGTTGGTGTTTAATGATCAGTCGACTGATAAAACTGCTGAAATTGTTGATGTATTCACAAAAACGGATCAACGTTTTCAGCTGTTCAATTCAAACGGACTTCCGGAGGGTTGGCTGGGGAAGAATTATGGTTGTTACCAACTGGCACAAAAAGCAAAAGGTAGTTACTTTTTATTTCTTGATGCCGATGTACGAATTTCGGGAGCAATTATCTCCGGAACAATTGCCAAAATGCAAAAACACAACTTAGGGTTATTATCTATTTTCCCGAAACAAAACATGTATACCCTGGGCGAATATTTGACTGTGCCAATTATGAATTTCATTTTGCTAAGTTTGTTGCCGCTGGTTTTTGTGCGGGTTCTGCCCTTTTCGTCAATGGCAGCTGCAAACGGGCAATTTATGTTGTTTGATGCAAAAACATACCGTAATAATCAACCACACCAGACTTTTCGGGATAATAAGGTGGAAGACATTTCAATAGCGCAATCCTTTAAAAAGAATGGAATTCGAATTGCATGTTTATCAGGCAATCCTTCAATTTCATGCCGTATGTACAGCTCGTTTAACGATGCCATTAACGGCTTTTCAAAAAATGTAATTATGTTCTTTGGAAACTCCGGATTACTGGCTGTCCTCTTTTGGCTGATCACCACGCTTGGTTTTATTCCCATTCTTATTGGCTTACCAAAAGCATTCGTTTTTACTTATTTTTTCATGCTGGTAGCAATTCGTCTTTTCATCAGTGTTGTCAGTCATCAAAATCCCTTAAAAAACCTGCTGCTGGCCATTCCTCAACAAGTGGTTCTGGGTATTTTCCTTATAAAAGCATTTCTCAACAAATCAAAAAAAGCCTATCAATGGAAAGGAAGAACGATATCATAA
- a CDS encoding tetratricopeptide repeat protein gives MERKNDIIITLLLVFFLSGGAFASNKEKIYQAYISNRMDDWKVIIDSLEQNKTENADYLSELVNFQYGYIGYCLGADKDKEAKDYLYLAESNLEILENKNYNPALINAYKAAFWGFKIGLSPIKAPILGPRSIKNVDQALEINNKLPFAHVQYGNAYFYMPAVFGGSKQIAIEHFLLAIEQMEASPEELANDWNYLSLLSLTGQSYEKVGEYDKAKNIYEKALKFEPNFKWIRDELYPDLKTKLKK, from the coding sequence ATGGAAAGGAAGAACGATATCATAATTACACTGCTGTTGGTCTTTTTCCTTTCGGGAGGTGCTTTTGCTTCGAACAAGGAAAAGATCTATCAGGCCTACATCAGCAACCGGATGGACGATTGGAAAGTCATAATTGACAGCCTGGAGCAGAACAAAACAGAAAATGCCGACTACCTCAGCGAACTGGTAAACTTCCAATACGGTTACATTGGTTATTGTTTAGGAGCGGACAAGGATAAAGAAGCCAAAGACTACCTCTACCTGGCTGAAAGCAACCTCGAAATACTGGAGAATAAAAATTATAATCCCGCACTTATTAATGCCTATAAAGCGGCTTTCTGGGGATTTAAAATTGGTCTGTCTCCTATAAAGGCCCCAATACTCGGACCCAGGTCTATTAAAAATGTCGATCAGGCGCTGGAAATAAACAACAAGCTCCCTTTTGCCCATGTGCAGTACGGCAATGCTTATTTTTATATGCCGGCAGTTTTTGGCGGATCGAAACAAATTGCCATCGAGCATTTTTTACTGGCTATTGAACAGATGGAAGCTTCACCCGAAGAACTGGCGAACGACTGGAATTATTTGAGTTTACTGAGTCTAACCGGGCAATCGTACGAAAAAGTGGGCGAATACGATAAGGCGAAAAACATATACGAAAAAGCTTTAAAGTTTGAACCCAATTTTAAATGGATTCGAGACGAACTTTATCCTGATTTAAAAACAAAACTGAAGAAATAA
- the crtI gene encoding phytoene desaturase family protein produces MKKKVLIVGAGIGGLATAIRLVKNGYDVQILEKNEQAGGRLNQIKKDGFTFDTGPSFFSMSYEFEEFAQDCGIQLPFEYVELDPLYTVNFRGDDKTYFLYKDIDKLAEQFADIEPDFKEKFERYMDKAGALFHDTVDIVIKQNFDSLAGYVWALMRVNPVHIPVLFQSFWNHVTKYFSSSQAQQIISLVAFFLGRTPFDTMGIYSLLSYTEFKHDGYYNVKGGMYKIIEGFVDVLKKENVNIHYNTEIKEFIENNGSLQALIDQNGKSWSADIYLINSDAAWFRGNIFKRPAFAPEKLDKMSWTMGYLTFYIGLKCKLPQVNHHNYYLGTNYKDYAENVMKDPGTLQKPYYYVNVLSKHNNECAPEGCESLFFVCPVPNLYFKQDWSDKDEIVDSIIEDFSSRIGQDIKSEIISRTIYTPKVWQNRFNLHRGSGLGLSHNMNQIGIMRPRNVDEKYKNVFYVGASTVPGAGIPMAIISSKLAFKRIEQHVS; encoded by the coding sequence ATGAAGAAAAAGGTTTTGATAGTAGGTGCCGGTATCGGTGGACTGGCTACAGCAATCCGCCTGGTAAAGAACGGATACGATGTTCAGATTCTTGAAAAAAACGAACAGGCAGGCGGCCGGCTAAACCAGATAAAAAAAGATGGATTTACATTTGATACCGGCCCAAGTTTTTTCAGCATGTCGTACGAGTTTGAAGAATTTGCCCAGGATTGTGGCATTCAACTTCCGTTTGAATATGTGGAGCTGGACCCATTGTACACAGTAAATTTCAGGGGCGACGATAAAACCTATTTTTTGTATAAAGACATTGATAAACTGGCCGAACAATTTGCCGACATCGAACCTGATTTTAAAGAAAAGTTTGAACGCTACATGGACAAAGCCGGGGCACTTTTTCACGACACAGTAGACATTGTTATTAAACAAAACTTCGATTCGCTGGCAGGATACGTTTGGGCCTTAATGCGTGTTAACCCGGTACATATTCCGGTATTGTTTCAAAGTTTCTGGAATCATGTAACCAAGTATTTTTCATCGTCACAGGCGCAACAAATTATTTCGCTGGTGGCCTTTTTTCTCGGGCGCACTCCTTTCGATACAATGGGAATTTACAGTCTGCTTTCCTACACCGAATTTAAACACGATGGCTACTACAACGTAAAAGGCGGAATGTATAAAATTATTGAAGGTTTTGTGGATGTGCTAAAAAAGGAAAACGTAAACATTCATTATAACACTGAGATAAAAGAATTTATAGAAAACAATGGATCACTTCAGGCACTCATTGATCAAAACGGCAAATCGTGGTCAGCCGATATTTACCTGATCAATTCAGATGCTGCGTGGTTCCGTGGGAATATTTTTAAACGCCCTGCCTTTGCTCCAGAAAAGCTCGACAAAATGAGCTGGACAATGGGCTACCTTACCTTTTACATCGGGCTGAAATGCAAATTGCCCCAGGTAAATCATCACAACTATTATTTGGGGACCAATTATAAGGATTATGCTGAGAATGTAATGAAGGATCCGGGGACTTTACAGAAACCGTATTACTATGTAAATGTGCTTTCGAAACATAACAACGAATGTGCTCCGGAAGGTTGCGAAAGCCTGTTTTTTGTGTGCCCGGTGCCCAACCTCTATTTTAAGCAAGACTGGTCGGATAAAGATGAAATTGTAGATAGCATCATTGAAGATTTCTCCAGCAGGATTGGGCAGGACATTAAAAGCGAAATCATATCAAGAACGATTTACACACCAAAAGTGTGGCAAAACCGCTTTAATTTACACCGTGGCAGCGGACTGGGACTTTCGCACAATATGAACCAAATTGGCATCATGCGTCCACGTAATGTTGATGAGAAATATAAAAATGTGTTTTATGTAGGCGCATCAACCGTTCCCGGAGCCGGAATTCCGATGGCTATAATCAGCTCAAAACTAGCTTTTAAGCGCATTGAGCAACATGTTTCATAA